The Malus sylvestris chromosome 3, drMalSylv7.2, whole genome shotgun sequence genomic sequence CTTGACAGCTTCAAAGAGTTTGAATACAACTGACTATCCTTGCACTCTTAAGGTTAAAGTACCTGCTTCGACATCAATAAGTGTCCGGGTGATGGCCATGAACGGTCAGCCTAAAATGAGAGGCACTTCCTTGTCTTCCTCCATGTCAAGTATAATGAAATCAGCTGGAAGATAGAATTTATCCACTTTAATAATCACATCTTCCATAATACCCAAAGGATAGGTCACAGACCTATCTGCCAATTGAAGACTAACAGATGTGGGCTTGAGTTCTCCTTCACctaatttttgaaaaacaaaataaggcATAAGGTTAACACTTGCTCCTAAATCAATCAATACTTTATGAAAATCAAGACTACCAATAGTACAAGAGATAGTGAAACTCCCCGGATCTTTCTTCTTGGGTGGTAGCTTATGTAAGAGGACAGCAGTGCATTGCTCAGTTAAAATCACCTTCTTGTATTCCaagaactttttctttttaggaCATAGCTCCTTCAGAAATTTGGCATATGATGGGATCTGTTTAATAGCATCTAATAGAGGCAAATTAATTTGAACCTTAGCCAACGTCTTCATGAATTCAATGCATTGTTGATCCTTGGAACGTTGTTACTGCCGTTGTGGAAATGGCAAAGGTGGCTTGTATGGTGGCTTGTCAGAAGGTGCAAATAAACTACTAAggcatttttctttgtttgcatCAGAGTTGGGTCGAGATTGCACTTTGTCACTTGTACTAGGATCTGGAATACCTGCTACAAAAATAGCCTCTAACCAAGACTTTGCAGCTAACGGTGCACTTTCAGTaaactcttcttcttccacttcggCTTCATGGTACACCACTTCTCTGTTGTCATAACTCTTGTCACTTCTCAATGTCCGTATTACTTTGCAATGCTTCATCCCTCTTGGATTTTGCTCAGATTGGCTCGGGaactttcctttctctttttcaTTGAACATGGTAGCAAGCTGTCCAACTTGAGTCTCCAAATTCCCCAATGATGCCGTGAGATTCTGAATGCTAGTTTGTATGGATTGGACAAAATTTCTGGTGCTATTAGAGAGAGCAGACATATGTTGAGCTAGCTGTGACATTTGGTCTTCAAGAGATggtttcttagtctcactagttgATTGGTAAGACTGTTGGTATTGACGTGGCTGTTGGTTGCCACCCCAACTGAGATTGGGGTGGTTCTTCCACCCAGGATTATATGTATTGGAATAAGGGTCACTTCTGGGTCTAATGAAATTATTCACCATATTCACATGCTCTTGCACAAGCTCAGGATAGCTATCCTTGTTGGGGCATTGAGTGATGTCATGAGTTTTCTCACTACAAATGATGCAAGCTTCCTGGGCATTGGGCATGGAAGAGACCTGCATTAAGGCAGCAAACTTAGCATTAAAATTCTTTTCCATTTTAGCAATTTGAGCAGAAACATTAGGAGAACTCTGAGAAATCTCAAAAACTCCCctcttttgtgtttgttctTCTGTCCATTGTTGGGATTCAGAAGCCATCATATCAAACAACTCAAATGCTTCCCTTGCAGATTTTGACATTAACGACCCTCCAGCAGATGCATTCACTTGACTCTTGGTGGTGGCATTGAGACCATCATAAAATATGTTCATTTGAAGCTTAGAATCAAACCCAGCATGAGGACATTTTGTGTACATCTCATTATACCTTTCCCAAGCTTCATGGAAAGACTCGTTTGGTTTTTTAGCGAAAGCCAATATCTCTTTCTTAAGTGCAAGAGTcttggaagaaggaaaaaacttattgagaaatttttcttgcaattttgtcCATGTTGTAATGCTATTGGCAGGCAGAGAATGCAGCCACGCCTTGGCTTTGTCCTTCAAAGAGAACGGGAACAAGCGTAACTTGATAGCTTCAGAAGAGAAACTTCTGATTATGGTGTTGTCACATGCCTCAATAAAATCAGCCAAATGCATGTTGGGATCACTGTTTGGCAACCCATGAAATGATGGCAATATGTTGAGGATGTGAGGTTTGATTTCAAAGGTTGTCCCATCTTCCACATCTGGATATATAATGCACCTTGGCACTGCATTAATTCTCGCTGCCAATGAATTCCTTAAAGGTTGACCTGCTGCAGGTAAGGCTAAGGCCATGTGTGCAACTGGTGCCAAAGGTTGGAAAATAGATGTGCTGCTCTCAGGATCACAGAACAAATCCTTAAGAAAAGTATCACCAAGATTGGAATCTTGCGCTAAATATTTTTCTAATGCTAACTTCCTTGCACTTCTCTCTGGTTCAGGGTCGTAAGGAATAAGCACTTGATTCTTGGACCTTGTTCCAATCACCATATACTACACCTAAACAAACAACAGAAATATTAAgccgaaaaaataaaaaataaaaataaaaataaaagtaaagtaaaataaaacttaacagaaactaactaaacaacaaaaaggaaaagaagtaagTAAACCTAGATGAATTAAAAACACAATTTATGCAAATTGGCAACCACTAGTTAGttaaacaaagacaaaaatCTCACACCACACATCCACTGCACTTAATCAAAGATCGAAATTCAACTAAATtaattgctgttttttttttttaattttaatttaatgattaataaaaataagacttaaacataagcataagaaaaataaacacaaaagcTCGGGAACAGTTGGCAcagtccccggcaacggcgccaatttcttgatagcgattttaccacttgtaaaacaaagggttaaaccatagaaaattcttgcaagagaacaagtgtttgtagtatagaatggctcaagcaaggtcgatctcctcagggactgatataaacaatttacgagtttttgtgtatttaCTTATTTAACTCTAAGAATTACACTAATTTTACGAAACTAAATACTATTGGATGTgaattaaacaaatatctaaaatgggaaTTTGCTTATAGGAACAATGATTCAACTtaacaaaacaattaaaaatataaactcaagataatacaattaatttaagaaaattagaTTGACAAGGtgctagagttcaacctttaccaacaacactcctacgtggctcttccaattgcttaaataattgaaaatacctattctttgaaggttggattttccttatgtatgttttacttgtgacattcaagctaaaacgcataccactacatgcaatttattcatgacatttggattaaatataaacatgaatgattcattaatcttgatgaaaattaaaccatgtaatccctaagagtttgatatttaccttaggagaaattacaatccttaatcacaagaagcataaccaattttaacgtgacattcgttcaaaattgcatctAATGACttttctaaacatcctaatggtgatcaagcatcaagacacatagatagtttaatttagagattgaaaatatcaaagcaagcatttaacaacacttaagcaattgaaagaGAAATCTACGTAATCATGTTGCGGCTCATGACCTCACTCaagcaaaataaattagttacacatacaTGTAttaatacataagaaattatccataaaaaaataacaaagaatgaaaacacccgTTTTTTTTCCAGACGAGCTCTCCGTTCccttttcttcctctcttgACTTCCTCTTTCTCTGCGCCTGTTCTCTGCTCACTGCCATGTGCCTCTATTCCTGCCgtgctctccctctctctgcgCCTCCTTTCTCTGCGCCTCTGCTTCTTGTGTTTCCTTTCTTTCCGCACTgccctcctctctcctctcttatcTCCTTCTGTCCgtgtctctctcctctcttattactttcttttttttttcttttcttttccttctgtcAGTCCATGTGCCTTCTCTGTCAGTCTCCATTATGTTATTTCCCCTTTTCCTTTCTGCTGTGCTATCCTTGCTGTTCCTGCTTCttgtattcttttttttttatggttctTCTACTCCTCTTTGTCTGCCCGCTCTGTCTTTCCACCCCACTATCCCTGTCCCGTGtgcctttcttcatcttttcttatctttttaattctttcttttttttcttttccttccactTTTCTTGTCTGCCATCTTTTGCTTTAAACAATAAGGCAATGATCCTTTCAAAACATCATCCCGTGGAGACAAGCTCCACTTCCATTTctcttatttgtttttattaattccTTTTCTCCATTTTGCTTGAAAGTGATCCTAAAATAAATttaactgcacattaacacaagataaggtaaaatgccacaattttaacacaaaaacatcgcaaagactttagaaatagatggtataaatgcatgaaatatatgagtgatcagcATGGTCTTCCCAGCACCATAAGGGCCCCGCAACTAAAGTCACCgattttcttccctttgaaaATATAGTTGTACACGTCGAATGCGTACTTTATGTTGAAATGTTTTTTGCACTCAACCACTGCCGGCGAGTCATCCAAATGTGCCAATGTTGGAAGTGCGCAATTTGCCAAAagcaaaatgaccataattggaAACATGTTTAGTCCGGCCATAATGATGGAAATAATGAGTAACTTTTGAATTTCTTAGAAAATAATCCCTTAAATGCAGTTGAACTTTGGTGCAAGGAGTTCTACACTTATAAGGAAAAAGACAAAGGTGAGAGTCATTCGTAAAATGAAAAAcgcattttcctttaaaactacTTTAGCAACGTATTTACTGATGTGAGGTATCAAATACAAGGGTTTCTAATTTGGTATTTATCTTTGTACCATAAATGCAACTTACAAGTTCCCTTAAAATGTTTAATCAATCTTAACAATCACATAACTATTTATTATTTTGCACAAATATTACTTGTTTGCAAATTAAATTAATTCACTGTCTAGTTTATTACAATAGAGTTGCAAAAACCATGAACTGAACTTACATATCGTGTTAGTGACTATCATTGCGTGAAAAAGTAACGACAATCAGGAAAAAGAACACGACTAGCCTTAATTGTTCTGCAATAAATGGACAAACGTATTTATCAAGTGTTATTATTCCTATtataacaaaatgaaaatgtaaATATCGTATTGTCTAATaatcggagtgtaaagttttgAAGTGTTTGAGAGAGTAGATTTGTTGCTCAATCTAAAAGAACGTTAATGTGTTTGGATCCACATCTATCTGACTGTACGCTGCTAATTTCTTCAACCCCATTTGTCTCATTTCATCACGAACCTTATTAGCCTCATCCCACCGTTCGTGAGTGGCGTATGTATTCGATATGAGAGCATAAGTTCCGATGCTTACTCCTCTACTCTTGAGGAGACCATTTCTGATCCTCTTAAGCATCTTCTCATTCCCATGAATTTTGCAAGCATTAAGCAACGCTCCCCAAACAACGCCGTCTGCTTCTGTTGGCATTTCCTTCATGAAATTCTCTGCTTCCTCTAAGAACCCCGCTCGACCATACATATCAACTAGGCAGGCGTAGTGCAGTGTTTGAGGGGCAATCCGATAAACATTTTTCATAGCATTGAAAATCATCAACCCTTGATCGACTAGACCTGCGTGACTGCATGCTGATAACAAGCCAAGGAAGGTTACATCATCAGGAGGAATCCCGTGGACTAGCATGAGCGAAAAGAGCTGCAACGTGTGTATACCATACCCATTCATGGCCATGCCGCTTATGATGGTACTCCACGAAATGTGATCCTTGCAAACCAGGGTTTTAAAAACAGAAACTGCCATACCTACTTCACCACACTTTACATACATGTTTATTAATGCATTTCCCAGAATGCCATTCAACACGAGATCTGGGCGTGCACTTATATACGAATTCACCCACTGGCCTAAACTCAATGCCCCAATCGAAGAACACGCTGACAATACATTTACAATGGTAGCCTCATTAGGCTCAACTTCCTCTCCCTGAACCATCCCCTGAAAAAGCTTCACTGCCTCATCGCAAAATCCTCTTTGTGCATAACCACCCACCATGCTAGTCCACGAATACACATCTCTCCTGGGCATATTTACAAACAGGTACCGTGCACTCACCAAAGACCCACATCTCATGTAAAAATCCAACACTGCATTGTCCAAAATAACATTCCTTTCAGATAACTTCCTCATACAATATCCATGAACAGATTTACCAAACTTTAAAGCTCCTAAACTCGAACAAGCGGACATGACAATGACAAGAGTAGTAGAATTAGGCGGCACATCCATGGACATAAACTTAACAATTGCTTCCTCCACAAATCCACACTTGTTAAGACCCGAAATCATCGAAGTCCACGAAACAACATCAGGGTTTGGTATGGAATCGAAAACCCTGGTAGCAGATACAATGTCAGCTTGGGTTACGTAGAAGTGAAGCAACGAGTTTTGGATGAAGGTATCGGAAAAGTGCCCGGTTTTTACGACTCGGGCGTGGACTTCCCGGCCCTTGTTGTCATCATGGAGGAAGCAACATGCCTTGAGAGCGTAAGTGAAGGTGTAGTGGTTGTGGGAGGTTGGGTAGTGGAGCATTTGGTTGTAGAGGAAAAGGGCAGTTTGTGGGGCGGGGGAGTTTGTGAGATGTCCCAGTAGAGGGTTTAAGAgttggggtttagggtttttgatGATTTGGGCAAGGATGATTTGCTTTAATTGTCGTTTCATTGTAtgttttgacgaaaatgtaTACACAGTAGGTGTCGGAATTGCTGGGCATTCATCTTTTTCTTGAGGAGAAATCGGACATCTGAAACAATTGTGGAATTTGGGTTGCGCAGAGGAAGCGATGCGGAGGAAGGAGGGGGATCCGCCGGTCGGGGTTGGTACGTGCGGTTTGGGGTGGGTACAGGGCTGTTGCAAATATTCTTAATACTAAACAGGGTGGGGCGGGGCAGGTCCTAATATATGAGATTAAATCTCTACCCTTGGTTCTAATCTAAAGCGCAAACAGTCTGACTCTCTGTCTGTTTCTCCTTCATTCATTCTCTCGAACTCGAAGCTTCAACTTACTTCGACTCTCGGACTCTCGGTCTCTCGGTCTCTCGGTCTCTCACTCTGACCCAAATTCATAGCACAGCCGAGCTCCGTTACGTTCGTCGTCGTCAATCGATCATCGAACTCTGTCCTTTCGGTCGAGCACTATGGGTATTTGTTAGTATTGTCCTTGTTCTGTGGGTTTTCAAATTCCATTTAAATTTATTGACTTTGATTAGGATGGGGAGTCTTTAATCCCAACCCTCTGCGCCAAACatagattttgatcaaatttcCCAATTGGATTAGACTATTTCCTTCAAATTTCCCAGTTCGATTAGACTATTTCCTTTCTGCTTTCAATCTTTAGTTTTGTGTCTGACTGGATTTCGAACTCTTTCGAGGTTGGTTAGGTGGTGTGCTTGTGCTCACGCTACGCAACAAAAGCATTGCTTACGCTGCCCGTAGGAAAGGAACGGGGGCCCGTAGGAATTTGCATCAGGAAAGGAACGGGGGCCCGTAGGAACCGGCCCATTTCAAATGGGCCGGATTAGGTTCAGTTCCTATTTCAATTTTGTAATGCCCCGCCCTGCCTTGCTGTATTTCTAAATGGGTAAGGTTTGGTTCCTTCATTTTTGGGCGCGGCTAGGCCCATGGCCACCCTTACCATAGTGTATCTTATTTAGGTGATGCTATTCATGTACTGCCGTTGGatcgaataaattaaaaaatatcaaaagtcataaattaacaaggaatGTGCGCAAggtaaaaataaggaaaaattaTATTGAATCAACactttttaaacattaaaaGGAGAGACAAAAGTTAATACATGTGAAATATGACATCattaccattttttttctttgaagtgTAGGTTACAAAATTACCCTTTATAGTAAAAAAGTTTTTTCACACCTTTATCTCTTCATCTATTGCTCTGTGTCAAGTGGTGTTCCCTACTAATAGAATTTTGACATCTAAATTGTCTTTATCCCtttttaatcaaataaattCTTAAAATCTGGAAGTCTAATAGTCAAACAAAAACTAAATCATGTGAACTTCCCCATTAAGCACTTCTGCAACTTGCTTTCGAATTCCATCATACTTCCTACTCAATTTCGAATTCAATCTTGTTTGCCCAACACTCACCCTCCACTTTTGAATTGAAAACCGTAGTCTAAAAGGAGAGGAAAAAATAACAGAAGTCAACTTCAAAGTCTCAAAGCACGTCGTGCCCAAACCCGattatctctctctttctcatgtTTTCATTTTCTGGGTGTTGGTAAATTTTGTGATGATTTATGAATTAGTGAAAAGATTTACAGAATGAGTAATTGGTAATGGCGGTAAGAGTTAACGGTGGAAGTACAACTACATTAAATTAATTGGTTTTCTGTCGACGATTCAGCATCTCAATTTTTAAGAATTAAAGATATAAAAGAATATTTAGATGTCAAATTTCAATTGGTGGGAACACCACCCGGCTTTTGTGCCGGGAACCCCAAAAAAATTCTCCACAATGAGCTCGCGTTTCTGTCTTCAGATGAATCAATATTGATGTTATTGAtaaatggttttggtttggggtgCTATTTAGGCAATAAGCATTGCTAAGAGATCCAATAAATGGTGTGGGTTTATAGTCACAATTTTAAAGAAACTTTGGTTGAACtaattatgcaaaaatggtcgaggatgggttgaactaattctgttgaactaattctgcaaaaatggtcgaggatgggttgaactaattctgcaaaaatggtcgatgacgGGTTGAACGGATTATGCAAAAATGTTCGAGGACAggttgaactaattctgcaaTAATTATTgaagacgggttgaactgattctgcaaaaatggtcagtGATTAGttgaactgattatgcaaaatGGTGGGTTTAATTtattctacaaaaatggtcgaggactgattgaactgattctgcaaaaatggtcgatgactgattaaactgattctgcaaaaaaatgttgaaaatcggttgaactgattctgcaaaaatggtcaaagACTAGTTagttgaactgattttgcaaaaatggtgGTTTacaggttgaactgattctgcaaaaaggtgggttgaattgattatgcaaaaatgatCGATGActgattgaactgattctgcaaaaaaggTCGGGGACGTGttgaactgattatgcaaaaatggtcgaaaacgggttgaattgattttgcaaaaatggtggttgacgggttgaactgattctgcgaAAAGGTGCGTTGAATTGATTATGAAAAAATGATCGATAACTgtttgaactgattctgcaaaaaaggTCAGGGACGTgttaaactgattctgcaaaaatggtcaaagACAAGTTGAACTGATTTTGTGAAAATGATCGAAGACTGATTGAATTGATTATGCAGAAATAGTCGAGGATGGGTTGAGCTTATggtatatattaattttgttggagttgTGAGGGTTGGTTTCTATAACAACCCTAAAGCCTTAGGGGTATGACTGGTATTTTAGAACATTGTTTCCATGTTTCTAGGCTGGActttagttgtttttatgtttttgtctctCATTGACATGTTTAAAAGCTAGTGGAGTTCCTTGAAATATAGTGAATTTttttctctatatataaagctcATAGTCCTTGGTGTTTTACCGACCAATCACCTAGCTACCCTATACTTGACATAAAAAGAAGGGAAATACCTCAAAATGGGATAATTTCATAATCTTGGGAcataaatatgatttttttgaaTATGCATACAGCATGCACACATTAGGCCTGGCAAACAGGTCAGGTTTCTCGTGTCGTGTTTGTGTAAAACTTATTATCTTGCCagatcgtgtcgtgtcacacccgttatcttaacgggttcttaacatgttgggtcactttacccaacaagtaaaatgacccgacctgttatgacccattaagaaaaatattttttttccttaaatttgcacataccaaattcccacataaatattacttcaaagcataaaaacacatttgtcattaagtactacatctacactccaaaataagagcttaataaaaaaacaccaatacactactagtctactacaaaatatcaaatgtgcaacgatatgcaaaatgaatgagtttttcttttcaaagttgtgaagcctttctcagaAGTTAAAACCTTGCCAAtgaaactcaaagcttgcatgttattccttttacaaaatccttcaATTTCATTGATCACCATGGggaaattgtattggaactttcgcttgatctattgccttcaagagttatgttgatgatgttttcagtaaggttttccacATCAAAACTCTCTTCCTCATAAActaagtatagaaaaaccaaacattataaaccattcaaattatgagaattttaccaaaataattatgaaaagaaataaaacaataatactataccatataaaaatatattacctcattttttcaaaattttctaaaatttaatttaatatataaatatatatatatatatatatatatatatatatatatatataattataatagtatataatagtatatatataatagtatatataattattatagtatttttaggggtatacaattattaaattaatattttacttGTCGTGTATCAGGTTACCTATGTGTATACTCGGAccaacctgttatcttaacaggtgcttatcgggttgcctgataacgacccgattcgttatcatGTCAACCCGATAacttgttaatttcgtgtcgtgtctgTCAGGTTAATGGGTCATGTCAAAAATTGCCACACCTAGCACATGCCATGTACAATAATCAGACATAAATAGGATTTTTTTCTACACCTTGAAATGATCAAATTGCCCTTGTACATAAATGAGTTAATTCTTTCCATTTTCTGATTTCTctactctctcttctctctctctctctctctctctctctctctctctctctgtgtacaATAATCAGACATAAATAGGATTTTTTCTACACCTTGAAATGATCAAATTGCCCTTGTACATAAATGAGTTAATCCTTTCCATTTTCTGATTTCTctactctctcctctctctctctctctctctctctctctctctctctctctctctctctctctctctatgacATCTACACACTCTGTTCTTCTTCCCAACCCGTATTCAATTTCTTCACAAATtactaaccctaaccctaaatccCTTTCAATCTGCGATCTGGGTTTTAACGTGCAAGAGTTGTTCTTGAGTTTGATAGCAGATAGCAATTTGCAAAGTTCAAACCCATTTGTTAGGGTAATTAATGGCCGACCATGGTGTTAGGGCTTTACCCTACACATGGcggcatcctattggccaaggtTTTATGGAGAACTATTtttaagatattaaataggagataatatcttgagataatgaaATAAATATCCCTAATTGACTTAAataaggattacttacttgaatggagtcaatcttcaattgggaatgtattaaagataggatttgggtaattaatccttatctttaatgatttgacttttccttgccaagggAAGGTGAGCTGTGGGCAGTCATATTCACCTGCAGACACCTTTAGGGGTGTGACCTGCACGTGGGAGTATATGAGGAACCTGCATATTTAATGAGTGCAAATTTGTCTTTCTTGAGCAATAATCCACACGTCGCCtttagaatttttgggattattttaggctccacaaatgcccctacaCCTGCTGGGCTGCATGTAGGAAAATGGCAGTAGGTGTAGAAATCCCAAGCTTCATGGGCTTGTAAAGTTGTTTCAGAATTTGAACTAGATCTCATTCCTTGATCTGGAGATAGacttcttctaggaaaaggCAACCAATTGCCCCTAATACCTATTTAATTCTATCTTAAGCaggggattaaataaatttggagaataATCATCATTCCAATAAGGAAGACAGAAGCCAGAGGAAATTTGTTCCCCCACCCctagttttcttcttttcttaccCTTGCAAAGAGTCGTCTCTCGTTGTTGCTCTTTTCTTCGtgccgcaccaaggtaagaaattttttaattttcttcttcttaaatTTTGGGAGCCTCAAGGCTCGAAAAATTGGCTCGGTGAAGGACGAGGAGGAGTGAAAATTTCGGCATAAGTGCCACGATGCTGCTTTGCCGTGGTAGGTAGCGTGGGCTGGTGGTGGTATGGTAGTGAAGCTCAGCTGGCGTAGGCCAGGTGCTCAGCTCGGCTGAGCCGAGGTGATCAGCACTCTAGGGCACGGGGAGGCCAGCTTAGGCTGAAGGGTCTCCATAGCTGCTGGTCATGGGCTTGTGTAGGCGAGAAGGGAGATAGAGAGAGACCGGCGTGGGCCAGCTCTCTAGTTTCTATAACCTGGGCCAAGAAACCTGGGGTTTGCTTGAGACGCGGGCAtgagagaaaaatgaggagTGAGGCACGAGCCTTCTTCCGTCATAGACCTCGAGGTCTGCTAGGCTGAAGCGGCATGTAGCCGGGCTTGGGCTCGTTGGAACttaaggagaagaagaaaagcatGAGGTACTCGCCCCTCATTGTTGTGGATCTGGGTCAAGGGGCCATTAGGCTTATTGTGGCATGCTGATGAGCTGGGCCGCGGGGCTTTGCGCTGGGGCACTGGGCTTTGCGGaccttctttatttttatttttttgtttttcttctcacGAGCTaccttttcaataattttcttcATACTTTCTTGCAGAAATTTTGAGATGTCTTCTTCCG encodes the following:
- the LOC126616580 gene encoding pentatricopeptide repeat-containing protein At1g08070, chloroplastic-like, giving the protein MKRQLKQIILAQIIKNPKPQLLNPLLGHLTNSPAPQTALFLYNQMLHYPTSHNHYTFTYALKACCFLHDDNKGREVHARVVKTGHFSDTFIQNSLLHFYVTQADIVSATRVFDSIPNPDVVSWTSMISGLNKCGFVEEAIVKFMSMDVPPNSTTLVIVMSACSSLGALKFGKSVHGYCMRKLSERNVILDNAVLDFYMRCGSLVSARYLFVNMPRRDVYSWTSMVGGYAQRGFCDEAVKLFQGMVQGEEVEPNEATIVNVLSACSSIGALSLGQWVNSYISARPDLVLNGILGNALINMYVKCGEVGMAVSVFKTLVCKDHISWSTIISGMAMNGYGIHTLQLFSLMLVHGIPPDDVTFLGLLSACSHAGLVDQGLMIFNAMKNVYRIAPQTLHYACLVDMYGRAGFLEEAENFMKEMPTEADGVVWGALLNACKIHGNEKMLKRIRNGLLKSRGVSIGTYALISNTYATHERWDEANKVRDEMRQMGLKKLAAYSQIDVDPNTLTFF